The Phycisphaerae bacterium DNA segment AGCCGACGCGAGCAGGTCGGGGTCGAAACTGTAGAACGACCCGCCCCGCAAGCCGCGAGAAGCCCCAATAACAGCTTCGTTCCACTCCCACACGTTGCCGCCCTGATCGAACGTACCGTACGGACTGTCGCTGTTCTCGTGAGCGCCCACCTCCGCACGGTAGTACGGCTTGCCGATCGTCCAGCCGTTGTTGTAGTACGTCGCGTTGTTCCCGGGATCAGGATCGCTCAGTTGGTTGCTCGGCGCGCTGTCACTGCTGGTCGGGTAGTCGAAGTAGTTCCCCGTCGCGCCGTCGTTCTTGTGATACGCCGCCTTGTACCACTCGTCTTCCGTCGGGATCGCCCACTTCCAGTCCGGCTTGCGCGTCACGGCCAGCAAGGCATCGCTGCTTGTCGCGCCGTTCAGGTAGTAAGCCCCGTCCTCCGTGGTGCTCAGGCCCTGCGGCCCCGTCGGCTGGCCGTTGTGAAGCCAGTTCGCGAACCGCGCCGCGTCGCCCCAACTCACATAGTTCACCGGCCGATTGGCCCAGTCCTGAGCAACGCTATAGGTGTAGCTGCCCGAAGAGCCGCTCCGCTCTATCTTGCACCCGTAACTGCTCGACCACATGTTCGGGTTGTACAGCCCGTACGTGTCAGTCTTTGCCACCGCGTTAAGGAACTCCGTGTACTGACCCGCCGTCACCTCGTATTTACCGATGTTGTACGTGTAACCGACCGAACCGTAGCCGCCGTAGCGACGATCCGGGGCGTTCCCAACATTGCCCACCGGCACGGTCTCGATGCTTACCGCCGCTGCCGTGCCCGCCAGAAAGCCGGCCGACACAAGAACCGATACGCGCGAGATCAAAGTGTTCATCATTCTCTCTCCCTTCAAAATCCCTGTACTTCGCGGAGCTTCTCTCTCCCGCGATGATGCTGTGAAACCCTAGACTGGCGCTTCCTCCAGGTCGCGTGCCGGTATTCTACAGCCCTTCCCCGGTGCGTCAAGACAATTTACAGGTTTTAGTGAACTTGGCGATCATCACGATCGCGCCGATGGCGAATCGGCCTCGGTGTGGTCCGGCGGAACGGGTGAATCGCTGCGACTCCCGCTCGTGACAGAGGCGGTTCCCCCACTAAATCCAGCAACAGCCTAGTTTTACAGCCGGCTTCGCCCCTCGCGATGCCGGCGGTTTGGCCTTTCTTCATGCTCATCGCGGGAAGCAAAGCCCTGTGCGTGCAAGCCGATCTGAGCAGGGCAGGGTCCGCGCCCGCGGACCGTTCGGGCGGGGGAGGCGAGCATGATGCGGTTGCCCATCGCAGGGTCCGCGCCCGCGGACCGTTCGGCTGGAATCTCTCGAATCGAACGAATCCTTCGCCGTACCGCCCGCGCCTGCCGACCACTCGATCTCGCAAACCGTTCGAGCCCGCGTAAACAACTGCGCGAGGGGGGGATCGAACCCCCACGGGTTTCCCCACAGGATCCTAAATCCTGCGCGTCTGCCAATTCCGCCACTCGCGCATGCCCAACCCCGCTGCGCCAATACCCTGCGGGAT contains these protein-coding regions:
- a CDS encoding SUMF1/EgtB/PvdO family nonheme iron enzyme; this translates as MMNTLISRVSVLVSAGFLAGTAAAVSIETVPVGNVGNAPDRRYGGYGSVGYTYNIGKYEVTAGQYTEFLNAVAKTDTYGLYNPNMWSSSYGCKIERSGSSGSYTYSVAQDWANRPVNYVSWGDAARFANWLHNGQPTGPQGLSTTEDGAYYLNGATSSDALLAVTRKPDWKWAIPTEDEWYKAAYHKNDGATGNYFDYPTSSDSAPSNQLSDPDPGNNATYYNNGWTIGKPYYRAEVGAHENSDSPYGTFDQGGNVWEWNEAVIGASRGLRGGSFYSFDPDLLASARYSGDPLSEECLDGFRVVEVPEPAIMMMMALADLSDL